The DNA sequence TGATCTTCCGCGGCATCTGCCAGGCGCTGCTTGGCGGCGGCTCCTCGGTCGGCCCGCTTCCCGACAGTTTCAAGGCGCTGAGTTCCGGTTTCATCCCCGATGTGATCGGCCCGCTGACCCTGATCCCGCCGACGGTGAACGCGGCCGGCAAGACCGTTTTGGGCAGTGGCCTGACGCTTCACATGACGACAGTCGTGCTGGGCCTGATCGCGGTGCTCGCCTACGCCTATTTCGGCTTCAGGACGCGACGCAAGCGCGAACTCCACGGTTATGAGGCCGAGCCTTTCACCCTGTTCGTCATCAAGACCCTGGTCGGCAGCGCGCTGGCGCTCTTCCTGGTCTTCCAGTTCGCGACCTATCGGGGCCTGCCGATCGTGCTGCTGGTGATGGGCGTGCTGATCTCGCTGTTCGTCTTCGTCACCAAGCGCATGACCATCGGCCGCCGCATCTACGCCATGGGAGGCAACGCCAAGGCGGCGCAACTGTCGGGCATCAACACCGAAAGGCTGACGCTCTGGGTGTTCGTCAATATGGGCGTTCTGTCGGCGCTCGGCGGGCTGATCATCGCCGCACGTCTCGGCCAGGCCGTGCCGGCGGCCGGCCTCGGCAGCGAGCTCGACGTGATCGCGGCCGTCTTCATCGGCGGCGCCTCGGCGATGGGCGGCGTCG is a window from the Mesorhizobium australicum WSM2073 genome containing:
- the mmsB gene encoding multiple monosaccharide ABC transporter permease, whose amino-acid sequence is MSTDSAPAPQSGTAEDVKQGPRVAVSALTTNLREYGLIIALIVIMLFFQYTTSGTLFKPVNLSNLVQQNSFIIVMALGMLLVIVAGYIDLSVGSVAGFIGALAAMMMVIWPLGIFSNPLVVSIVCLIVGGLIGGAQGYWIAYHRIPSFIVTLAGMLIFRGICQALLGGGSSVGPLPDSFKALSSGFIPDVIGPLTLIPPTVNAAGKTVLGSGLTLHMTTVVLGLIAVLAYAYFGFRTRRKRELHGYEAEPFTLFVIKTLVGSALALFLVFQFATYRGLPIVLLVMGVLISLFVFVTKRMTIGRRIYAMGGNAKAAQLSGINTERLTLWVFVNMGVLSALGGLIIAARLGQAVPAAGLGSELDVIAAVFIGGASAMGGVGQVIGAVVGGFIMGVMNNGMSIMGVNVDWQQVVKGLVLLGAVIFDVYNKNKA